A part of Variovorax sp. HW608 genomic DNA contains:
- a CDS encoding efflux RND transporter permease subunit: MWFTRVSLKNPVFATMLMLALVVLGAFSYQRLQVDQFPNIDFPVVVVITEYPGASPEIVESEVTKKVEEGVNSIAGINALTSRSYEGQSVVIIEFQLYVDGRKAADDVREKVASARPLFRDEVKEPRVLRFDPASRAVWSVAVLPEGQKDKQPSAVELTNWADQVLKKRLENVRGVGSVTLVGGTKREINIYLNPQAMEAFGVSATQVVDAVRNENQALPVGSVRSLEQDRVVQVDARMERPEDFGRIIIMRKGGAPIRVDQVATVKDGAQELDSLALYNGERTLLLSVQKAQDENTIQVVDGLTKAIAEIQPQLPAGVKLQPIGDASRPIRVAVQNVRQTLIEGAALTVLIVFLFLNSWRSTVITGLTLPIALIGTFWFMAMFGFTINMVTLMALSLCVGLLIDDAIVVRENIVRHVQMGKLPYAASLDGTQEIGLAVLATTLSIVAVFLPIGFMEGIIGKFFHEFGITIVAAVLISMFVSFTLDPMMSSIWHDPSIDRHGKPGEMAAQVTMYDKTIGRVTGWFEAATERLAEAYQSILRWALKHKLATVFASIGIFVGSIFMVPLLGTEFVPKADYSETTISFYTPVGSALEVTEAKARQVEALLRAMPEVRYTLTTINTGDAQGKMYASIYVRLVDRRARTRSVDQMSTVLRERLRTIPGITVTHVGLRDSVGGNKQIEFSLQGADLNELERLTQKVLDAIRPIPGLVDLDTSQKPNKPTVSVVVRRDAASDLGLGVAPIAASLRTLVAGTTVGNWRAPDDQTYDVNVRLAPEVRNSPEDLARLPFISTAMGANADGSSRIVRLAQVADVRESTGPNQINRRALSREVAITANVDGRSAGEVSADIRKALADIAFPPGYGWQFSGSTKNMQESFGYAVSALALAIIFIYMILASQFKSFLQPMALMTSLPLTLIGVVLALLVFGSTLSMFSIIGIVMLMGLVTKNAILLVDFAIRSREPGVDDQGKPVPGLPRSEALLLAARVRLRPILMTTLAMIFGMVPLAFAISEGSEQRAPMGQAVIGGVITSSLLTLVVVPVVYCYMDDLANWARRLWHRQPKPASVTAASEAPPKMEGLS; the protein is encoded by the coding sequence ATGTGGTTCACCCGCGTCAGCCTGAAGAACCCCGTCTTCGCGACGATGCTCATGCTCGCGCTGGTCGTGCTGGGCGCGTTCTCGTACCAGCGCCTGCAGGTCGACCAGTTCCCGAACATCGACTTCCCGGTCGTGGTGGTCATCACCGAATACCCCGGCGCTTCGCCCGAGATCGTCGAGAGCGAAGTGACCAAGAAGGTCGAGGAAGGCGTCAACTCGATCGCCGGCATCAACGCCCTCACCTCGCGCAGCTACGAAGGCCAGTCGGTCGTCATCATCGAATTCCAGCTCTACGTCGACGGGCGCAAGGCGGCCGATGACGTGCGCGAGAAGGTCGCGTCGGCGCGGCCGCTTTTCCGCGACGAGGTGAAGGAGCCGCGCGTGCTGCGCTTCGATCCGGCATCGCGCGCCGTGTGGTCGGTGGCGGTGCTGCCCGAAGGGCAGAAGGACAAGCAACCGAGCGCGGTCGAGTTGACCAACTGGGCCGACCAGGTGCTGAAGAAGCGCCTCGAAAACGTCCGTGGCGTCGGCTCGGTCACACTGGTCGGCGGCACCAAGCGCGAGATCAACATCTATCTCAACCCGCAGGCGATGGAAGCCTTCGGCGTCAGCGCCACGCAGGTGGTCGACGCGGTGCGCAACGAGAACCAGGCGCTGCCGGTGGGCTCGGTGCGATCGCTGGAGCAGGACCGCGTGGTGCAGGTCGATGCGCGCATGGAGCGGCCCGAGGACTTCGGCCGCATCATCATCATGCGCAAGGGCGGCGCGCCGATCCGCGTCGACCAGGTCGCGACCGTCAAGGACGGCGCGCAGGAACTCGACAGCCTCGCGCTCTACAACGGCGAACGCACGCTCTTGCTGTCGGTGCAGAAGGCGCAGGACGAGAACACCATCCAGGTGGTCGACGGCCTCACCAAGGCCATCGCCGAGATCCAGCCGCAACTGCCCGCGGGCGTGAAGCTGCAGCCGATCGGCGATGCGTCGCGCCCCATTCGCGTCGCGGTGCAGAACGTGCGGCAGACGCTGATCGAAGGCGCGGCGCTCACCGTGCTGATCGTGTTCCTGTTCCTGAACTCGTGGCGTTCCACCGTCATCACCGGCCTCACGCTGCCGATCGCCTTGATCGGCACCTTCTGGTTCATGGCGATGTTCGGCTTCACGATCAACATGGTCACGCTGATGGCGCTGTCGCTGTGCGTGGGCCTCCTGATCGACGACGCGATCGTGGTGCGCGAGAACATCGTGCGCCATGTGCAGATGGGCAAGTTGCCCTACGCGGCATCGCTCGACGGCACGCAGGAGATCGGCCTCGCGGTGCTGGCGACCACGCTGTCGATCGTCGCGGTGTTCCTGCCCATCGGCTTCATGGAGGGCATCATTGGCAAGTTCTTCCACGAGTTCGGCATCACCATCGTGGCTGCGGTGCTGATCTCGATGTTCGTGAGCTTCACGCTCGATCCGATGATGTCGAGCATCTGGCACGACCCCTCGATCGACAGGCACGGCAAGCCCGGCGAAATGGCTGCGCAGGTCACCATGTACGACAAGACCATCGGCCGCGTGACCGGCTGGTTCGAGGCAGCGACCGAGCGGCTGGCCGAGGCTTACCAGTCGATCCTGCGCTGGGCGCTCAAGCACAAGCTGGCCACCGTGTTCGCATCGATCGGCATCTTCGTCGGCAGCATCTTCATGGTGCCGCTGCTGGGCACCGAGTTCGTGCCGAAGGCGGACTATTCCGAAACCACGATCAGCTTCTACACGCCGGTCGGCTCTGCGCTCGAAGTCACCGAGGCCAAGGCCCGGCAGGTCGAAGCGCTGCTGCGCGCGATGCCCGAGGTCCGCTACACGCTCACCACCATCAACACCGGCGACGCGCAGGGCAAGATGTACGCGAGCATCTACGTGCGGCTGGTCGATCGCCGGGCGCGCACGCGCAGCGTCGACCAGATGTCGACGGTGCTGCGCGAGCGGCTGCGCACGATCCCGGGCATCACGGTCACGCACGTGGGCCTGCGCGACTCGGTCGGCGGCAACAAGCAGATCGAGTTCTCGCTCCAGGGCGCGGACCTGAACGAACTCGAGCGCCTCACGCAGAAGGTGCTGGACGCGATCCGCCCGATCCCCGGCCTGGTCGATCTCGACACCAGCCAGAAGCCCAACAAGCCGACGGTGAGCGTCGTGGTGCGGCGCGATGCGGCGTCCGACCTCGGCCTCGGCGTGGCGCCGATCGCCGCCTCGCTGCGCACGCTGGTGGCCGGCACCACCGTCGGCAACTGGCGCGCGCCGGACGACCAGACCTACGACGTCAACGTGCGCCTCGCGCCGGAAGTGCGCAACTCGCCCGAAGACCTCGCGCGGCTGCCCTTCATCAGCACCGCGATGGGCGCGAACGCCGACGGGTCGAGCCGCATCGTGCGCCTCGCGCAGGTGGCTGATGTTCGCGAATCCACCGGCCCGAACCAGATCAACCGCCGCGCGCTTTCGCGCGAAGTCGCGATCACCGCCAACGTCGACGGCCGCTCGGCGGGCGAGGTGTCGGCCGACATCCGCAAGGCGCTCGCGGACATCGCCTTCCCGCCCGGCTACGGATGGCAGTTCAGCGGCTCGACCAAGAACATGCAGGAGTCGTTCGGCTACGCGGTCTCGGCGCTGGCGCTCGCGATCATCTTCATCTACATGATCCTGGCGAGCCAGTTCAAGAGCTTCCTGCAGCCGATGGCGCTCATGACCTCACTGCCGCTGACGCTGATCGGCGTCGTGCTGGCGCTGCTGGTCTTCGGCTCCACGCTCTCGATGTTCTCGATCATCGGCATCGTGATGCTGATGGGCCTTGTGACCAAGAACGCCATCCTGCTGGTCGATTTCGCGATCCGTTCGCGCGAGCCCGGCGTCGACGACCAGGGCAAGCCCGTGCCGGGACTGCCGCGCTCCGAAGCCCTGCTGCTCGCCGCCCGCGTGCGGCTGCGCCCGATCCTCATGACCACGTTGGCGATGATCTTCGGCATGGTGCCGCTGGCCTTCGCGATCAGCGAGGGCTCCGAACAGCGCGCGCCAATGGGCCAGGCAGTGATCGGCGGCGTCATCACCTCGTCGCTGCTGACGCTGGTCGTGGTGCCGGTCGTCTACTGCTACATGGACGACCTTGCGAACTGGGCGCGCCGCCTGTGGCACCGCCAGCCGAAGCCGGCCAGCGTCACGGCGGCGTCGGAGGCGCCCCCTAAAATGGAAGGTTTGTCCTGA
- a CDS encoding protein-L-isoaspartate O-methyltransferase family protein: protein MNAATPDLEHLRFNMIEQQIRPWDVLDFEILDLLAKIHREDYVPQAHRALAFFDMEIPLEDVATAREPGQCMLSPKVEARMLQDLRIQKHETVLEIGTGSGFMAALLAQRAAQVLTLEIDSKLASTAAETLRRNGVMNVEVRNADGAQPLPSGPTFDVIVLSGSVARIQQGLLGSLKMGGRLAAIVGDEPMMRAHFVTRVGEGKWDTVQPWDTVAPRLLNFPVPSRFNF, encoded by the coding sequence ATGAACGCCGCCACCCCTGATCTGGAGCACCTTCGCTTCAACATGATCGAACAGCAGATCCGTCCCTGGGATGTGCTCGATTTCGAGATCCTCGACCTCCTCGCCAAGATCCACCGCGAGGACTACGTGCCGCAGGCGCATCGCGCGCTGGCCTTCTTCGACATGGAGATTCCGCTCGAAGACGTCGCCACCGCCCGCGAGCCCGGCCAGTGCATGCTTTCCCCGAAGGTGGAAGCGCGCATGCTGCAGGACCTGCGCATCCAGAAGCACGAGACCGTGCTCGAGATCGGCACCGGCTCCGGCTTCATGGCCGCCCTGCTCGCGCAGCGCGCCGCGCAGGTGCTGACGCTCGAGATCGATTCCAAGCTGGCCTCGACCGCCGCCGAGACCCTGCGCCGCAACGGCGTGATGAATGTCGAGGTGCGCAACGCCGACGGCGCGCAACCGCTGCCCAGCGGCCCGACCTTCGACGTGATCGTCCTCAGCGGCTCGGTCGCGCGCATTCAGCAGGGCCTGCTCGGCTCGCTGAAGATGGGCGGCCGCCTCGCGGCGATCGTCGGCGACGAGCCGATGATGCGCGCCCACTTCGTCACCCGCGTCGGCGAAGGCAAGTGGGACACGGTGCAGCCCTGGGACACGGTCGCGCCGCGCCTCCTGAACTTCCCGGTGCCTTCGCGCTTCAACTTCTGA
- a CDS encoding rhodanese-like domain-containing protein has product MIDQIRPAELADWFARNPSATPVVLDVREPWELQTASVQPKGFTLATIPMNEIPARISELNADQRIACLCHHGARSLRVAAFLVQNGFTEVANIAGGIDAWAGHDPSVKRY; this is encoded by the coding sequence ATGATCGATCAAATCCGCCCGGCCGAGCTTGCCGACTGGTTCGCCCGGAACCCCAGCGCGACGCCGGTCGTGCTGGATGTGCGCGAGCCCTGGGAACTGCAGACCGCCAGCGTCCAGCCCAAGGGCTTCACGCTCGCGACGATCCCGATGAACGAGATCCCGGCGCGCATCTCGGAGCTCAACGCCGACCAGCGCATCGCGTGCCTGTGCCATCACGGCGCGCGCAGCCTGCGGGTCGCGGCCTTCCTGGTGCAGAACGGCTTCACCGAGGTCGCGAACATCGCGGGCGGGATCGATGCGTGGGCTGGCCACGACCCTTCCGTAAAACGGTATTGA
- a CDS encoding TolC family outer membrane protein, whose protein sequence is MPVPRPHPLSAALAAMFAGALALPAHGQSLIDVYESARSYDATYQGALAQYDASVARAAQAKAGILPQVGLSANATSTEQELSTTNASIRRGLPSQTAGINATQPLYRPANWAAYEQSKRQVDMAQDTLTLAEQDLIVRVSQAYFDVLSSQDTLALVRAQKVATAEQLASAKRNFEVGTSTITDQREAQARYDLVIAQEIAAENDLQVKKIALDQLVGRPGTNPIPLAGPVVLPAVLPADMEAWVSEADATHPAIQQARLSVDVASLEVDKARAGHKPTLDAQLGYNATNNPMGTTTSTSTGRVNVRAASIGVVFNLPLFAGFATENRVKETLALEEQSRQALESTRRSVSQATRSAYLGLVSGAGQVKALEAAESSSQSALDANRLGYQVGVRINIDVLNSQSQLFQTKRDLAVARYNVLVGNLKLRQANGSLKQDDLQAINNTLATNGPAGGSSAASPNQPSAATQSPVPVPPTQPFAPPAVQTPLVNPQQSPGMGAPLPPPTIVPPPTR, encoded by the coding sequence ATGCCCGTTCCCAGGCCTCATCCCCTTTCGGCGGCGCTCGCGGCGATGTTCGCCGGCGCGCTCGCGCTGCCGGCCCATGGCCAGAGCCTGATCGATGTGTATGAATCGGCGCGAAGCTACGACGCGACGTACCAGGGTGCGCTCGCGCAATACGACGCGAGCGTTGCGCGGGCCGCGCAGGCCAAGGCGGGGATTCTTCCGCAGGTCGGCCTGTCGGCGAATGCGACCTCGACGGAGCAGGAGCTTTCGACCACCAACGCGAGCATCCGCCGCGGGCTCCCGTCGCAGACCGCCGGCATCAACGCGACACAGCCGCTGTACCGCCCCGCCAACTGGGCCGCGTACGAGCAGAGCAAGCGGCAGGTCGACATGGCCCAGGACACGCTCACGCTCGCCGAGCAGGACCTGATCGTGCGCGTGAGCCAGGCCTATTTCGACGTGCTGTCGAGCCAGGACACGCTCGCGCTCGTGCGCGCGCAGAAGGTCGCGACGGCGGAGCAGCTCGCTTCGGCCAAGCGCAATTTCGAGGTCGGTACCTCGACCATCACCGACCAGCGCGAAGCGCAGGCCCGCTACGACCTCGTCATCGCGCAGGAGATCGCGGCCGAGAACGACCTGCAGGTCAAGAAGATCGCGCTCGACCAGCTCGTCGGCCGACCGGGCACCAACCCGATCCCGCTCGCCGGCCCTGTCGTTCTGCCGGCGGTGCTCCCGGCCGACATGGAAGCCTGGGTCTCCGAGGCCGATGCGACGCATCCGGCGATCCAGCAGGCCCGGCTCAGCGTCGACGTGGCTTCGCTCGAAGTCGACAAGGCGCGCGCCGGCCACAAGCCGACGCTCGACGCGCAGCTCGGCTACAACGCCACGAACAACCCAATGGGCACCACCACCAGCACCAGCACCGGCCGTGTGAACGTGCGTGCCGCGAGCATCGGCGTGGTGTTCAACCTGCCGCTTTTCGCCGGCTTCGCGACCGAGAACCGCGTCAAGGAAACGCTGGCCCTCGAGGAGCAGTCGCGCCAGGCCCTCGAATCCACGCGCCGCAGCGTGTCGCAGGCCACGCGGTCGGCCTATCTCGGGCTGGTCTCCGGCGCCGGGCAGGTCAAGGCGCTCGAAGCCGCCGAATCATCGAGCCAGAGCGCCCTAGACGCCAACCGGCTGGGCTACCAGGTCGGCGTGCGCATCAACATCGACGTGCTGAATTCGCAGAGCCAGCTCTTCCAGACCAAGCGCGACCTCGCGGTGGCCCGCTACAACGTGCTGGTGGGCAACCTGAAGCTGCGGCAGGCCAACGGCTCGCTCAAGCAGGACGACCTGCAGGCCATCAACAACACGCTCGCGACCAACGGCCCTGCGGGCGGCTCCAGCGCGGCATCGCCGAACCAGCCCTCGGCAGCGACGCAAAGCCCGGTGCCGGTGCCGCCCACCCAGCCCTTCGCGCCACCGGCGGTGCAGACGCCGCTGGTCAATCCGCAGCAGTCGCCGGGCATGGGTGCGCCCCTGCCGCCGCCGACCATCGTCCCCCCGCCAACACGCTGA
- a CDS encoding integrase catalytic domain-containing protein, whose translation MDEAQVRTVEQVRQVLAGTQELRFRAAQDDEGRYGWVATVLRRLGYRQLGRADKGAVLAYLQRLSGYSRAQVTRLVSRWMAGKPLVKNYRAPEHAFARRYTAADVALLAEVDRAMGTLSGPATACVLRRQRDVFGDTRFERLGSISVAHLYNLRNDASYRAQRVVLTKTRGDKAVTIGVRKAPAPDGRPGFIRIDSVHQGDFDGAKGLYHINAVDCVTQWQVVASVQTIAENHLLPVIEQMLAQFPFEILGFHADNGSEYVNHRVAAMLEKLRVEFTRSRPRRSNDNGLAETKNGAVVRKIFGYEHIAQRHAGRFNTFCVEYLNPFLNFHRPCLFATEVADAKKPGRIKRVYRPKDAMTPLDKLSSLPDAAKFLREGVTLEELQQLARALSDVQAAQELNEARAELFRRVPARA comes from the coding sequence ATGGACGAGGCGCAAGTACGCACGGTGGAACAGGTGCGCCAGGTGCTGGCAGGGACGCAGGAACTGCGGTTTCGCGCGGCTCAGGACGATGAGGGGCGCTACGGCTGGGTTGCGACTGTGCTGCGGCGACTGGGGTACCGCCAGCTGGGTCGGGCCGACAAGGGCGCGGTATTGGCCTACCTGCAGCGTTTGAGCGGCTACAGCCGTGCCCAGGTGACGCGGCTGGTCTCGCGCTGGATGGCGGGCAAGCCGCTGGTGAAGAACTACCGCGCGCCCGAGCACGCGTTTGCACGGCGCTATACGGCCGCTGACGTGGCGTTGTTGGCCGAGGTAGATCGCGCCATGGGCACGCTGTCGGGGCCGGCCACGGCATGCGTGCTGCGCCGCCAGCGCGATGTCTTCGGCGACACGCGGTTCGAGCGACTGGGATCGATCTCGGTGGCGCACTTGTACAACCTGCGCAACGATGCGAGCTATCGCGCCCAGCGCGTCGTGCTGACCAAGACGCGCGGCGACAAAGCCGTGACGATCGGCGTGCGCAAGGCCCCCGCGCCAGATGGCCGCCCCGGATTCATCCGCATCGACAGCGTGCACCAGGGCGACTTCGACGGCGCCAAAGGCCTGTACCACATCAACGCGGTCGATTGCGTCACGCAGTGGCAGGTGGTAGCCAGCGTGCAGACCATTGCCGAGAACCACCTGCTGCCGGTCATCGAGCAGATGCTCGCGCAGTTCCCCTTCGAGATCCTGGGCTTTCACGCCGACAACGGCAGCGAGTACGTCAACCACCGCGTGGCCGCGATGCTGGAGAAGCTGCGCGTGGAGTTCACACGCAGCCGCCCGCGCCGCAGCAACGACAACGGCCTGGCCGAGACCAAGAACGGTGCGGTCGTGCGCAAGATCTTCGGCTACGAGCACATCGCGCAACGCCATGCGGGGCGCTTCAACACCTTCTGCGTCGAGTACCTCAACCCGTTCCTGAACTTTCACCGCCCGTGCCTGTTCGCCACCGAGGTGGCCGATGCGAAGAAGCCTGGTCGCATCAAGCGCGTGTACCGGCCCAAGGACGCGATGACGCCACTGGACAAGCTCTCAAGCCTGCCCGATGCGGCAAAGTTTCTGCGCGAAGGCGTCACGCTCGAAGAGCTGCAGCAGCTCGCCCGAGCGCTCAGCGACGTTCAGGCCGCCCAGGAGCTGAACGAAGCGCGCGCAGAACTGTTCCGACGCGTGCCCGCTCGCGCGTAG
- a CDS encoding autotransporter outer membrane beta-barrel domain-containing protein — protein sequence MLPRVAAALFCAGSYAVFAQCGPPAAGSTSLCAPNGPSRPSVAAAYLGDQQTSGILFVHSLDERWGDASRFTGQSPADGSGARPLTVRVAGQGLGSTVGASGFRTDSRTGTARFGGDASQWSLFNSTDKLHLGAMAGYGPGRTGAGSSGDAFDATSRTSRGSAGVYSTWYQDDRARLGWYADVYGQVAWMDNSAEAPWVNRTNYPSNAGMASAEAGYSSQLGDTSPWTIKPQGQVIYLRSNNYNLADTQFTTVDGLRRNGWMSRLGVRVQPEGFQAWGMKLRPYAAANWWHDESSSEVIANTYSSSTLYPSNRYELKTGVNVDVSPGMAAWGDLGMQWGQQSYQAWTVRAGMRYAW from the coding sequence GTGCTGCCACGAGTCGCCGCGGCCCTGTTTTGCGCCGGCAGCTACGCGGTTTTCGCGCAGTGCGGCCCGCCGGCGGCGGGATCGACGAGCCTTTGCGCGCCGAACGGCCCGTCCAGACCGTCCGTGGCGGCGGCCTACCTCGGCGATCAGCAGACCTCGGGCATCCTGTTCGTCCACTCGCTCGATGAGCGCTGGGGCGATGCGTCGCGTTTCACCGGCCAGTCGCCCGCCGATGGCTCCGGCGCCCGCCCGCTCACGGTGCGCGTGGCCGGCCAGGGACTGGGTTCGACCGTCGGGGCGTCGGGTTTCAGGACCGACAGCCGCACCGGCACCGCGCGCTTCGGCGGTGATGCGAGCCAGTGGTCGCTTTTCAACAGCACGGACAAGCTGCACCTGGGCGCCATGGCCGGCTACGGCCCCGGCCGGACCGGCGCCGGTTCGTCCGGTGACGCCTTCGACGCGACCAGCCGCACGAGCCGCGGCAGCGCGGGCGTCTACAGCACCTGGTACCAGGACGACCGCGCGCGCCTCGGCTGGTACGCCGACGTCTACGGCCAGGTCGCCTGGATGGACAACAGCGCCGAGGCGCCCTGGGTGAATCGCACGAACTACCCTTCGAACGCCGGAATGGCGTCCGCCGAAGCCGGCTATTCGTCGCAGCTTGGCGACACGAGCCCCTGGACGATCAAGCCGCAGGGGCAAGTGATCTATCTGCGCAGCAACAACTACAACCTGGCGGATACTCAGTTCACCACCGTCGACGGCCTGCGCCGCAACGGCTGGATGTCGCGGCTCGGGGTGCGCGTCCAGCCGGAAGGTTTCCAGGCCTGGGGCATGAAGCTGCGTCCGTACGCTGCGGCGAACTGGTGGCACGACGAGTCGAGCAGCGAGGTCATCGCCAATACCTACTCGTCCAGCACGCTCTACCCGAGCAATCGCTACGAGCTTAAGACCGGCGTCAACGTCGATGTTTCACCAGGCATGGCCGCCTGGGGCGACCTCGGCATGCAGTGGGGCCAGCAGTCCTATCAGGCGTGGACGGTGCGCGCAGGCATGCGCTACGCCTGGTAG
- a CDS encoding 3-deoxy-D-manno-octulosonic acid transferase, with protein MRSLLLRLYGAFTTMARPLVRRKLRRRAVAEPGYAVAVEERFGHYDESAQGTGWCWIHAVSLGEARAAGILIAELRRQMPGIPILLTNGTATGREEGAKLLEPGDLQVWQPWDSPEAVARFLDRFRPRIGVLMETEVWPEMTAACAERRIPLVLANARLNEKSLAGAERLAWLARPAYSSLAAVWAQTEADSHRLVSLGAKVSGIFGNLKFDATPDARQLAAAAKLRTQLPRPVIVFASSRDGEEQQLLDVLKRFGALAPVPPEREGVQSIVKRVHDVQWMIVPRHPQRFDEVAALIESNGFAVARRSAAGAPTESEIWLGDSLGEMALYYGLADVALLGGSFEPLGGQNLIEAAACGCPVIMGPSTFNFAEAAELSLAAGASMRVPDMEHAVTAALKLVEKTERREAMAQAALAFASSNRGAAERTATALLAIAENAAVTEVASPPPEERAEPSLD; from the coding sequence GTGCGATCGCTGCTGCTGCGCCTCTACGGCGCCTTCACGACGATGGCCAGGCCGCTGGTGCGCCGCAAGCTGCGGCGGCGCGCGGTGGCCGAGCCCGGCTATGCGGTGGCCGTGGAAGAACGCTTCGGTCACTACGACGAATCGGCCCAGGGCACCGGCTGGTGCTGGATCCACGCGGTCTCGCTCGGCGAGGCGCGCGCCGCCGGCATCCTGATCGCCGAACTGCGCCGGCAGATGCCCGGCATCCCGATCCTCTTGACCAACGGCACCGCGACTGGGCGGGAAGAGGGCGCCAAGCTGCTCGAGCCCGGCGATCTGCAGGTGTGGCAGCCATGGGACTCGCCTGAGGCCGTCGCGCGTTTTCTCGACCGCTTCCGGCCCCGCATCGGCGTGCTGATGGAAACCGAGGTCTGGCCCGAGATGACGGCTGCCTGCGCGGAACGCCGCATCCCACTGGTGCTCGCCAACGCGCGCCTGAACGAGAAGTCGCTCGCCGGCGCCGAGCGCCTCGCCTGGCTCGCGCGGCCCGCCTATTCGTCGCTCGCGGCGGTCTGGGCGCAGACCGAGGCCGATTCGCACCGGCTGGTGTCGCTCGGAGCGAAAGTCTCGGGCATCTTCGGCAATCTCAAGTTCGACGCCACGCCCGATGCGCGGCAACTGGCGGCGGCGGCCAAGCTGCGCACGCAGCTCCCGCGGCCGGTGATCGTGTTCGCGAGTTCACGCGACGGCGAGGAGCAGCAGTTGCTCGACGTGCTCAAGCGCTTCGGCGCACTGGCGCCGGTGCCGCCGGAGCGCGAGGGCGTGCAGTCGATCGTCAAGCGGGTGCATGACGTGCAATGGATGATCGTGCCGCGGCATCCGCAGCGCTTCGACGAGGTCGCGGCGCTGATCGAGTCGAACGGCTTTGCGGTGGCGCGGCGCAGTGCCGCCGGTGCGCCGACGGAGTCCGAGATCTGGCTCGGCGATTCGCTCGGCGAGATGGCGCTGTACTACGGCCTCGCGGACGTGGCCCTGCTCGGCGGCAGCTTCGAGCCGCTCGGCGGGCAGAACCTGATCGAGGCCGCGGCATGCGGTTGTCCGGTGATCATGGGGCCATCCACCTTCAACTTCGCCGAGGCGGCCGAACTGTCGCTCGCCGCGGGTGCCTCGATGCGTGTGCCCGACATGGAACATGCGGTGACGGCGGCGCTCAAGCTGGTCGAGAAGACCGAGCGGCGCGAGGCGATGGCGCAGGCGGCGCTGGCGTTCGCATCGTCGAACCGCGGCGCGGCCGAGCGCACCGCGACGGCGCTGCTCGCGATCGCCGAAAACGCGGCGGTGACGGAAGTGGCGTCACCGCCACCGGAAGAGCGCGCCGAGCCGAGCCTCGACTGA